CCTACCATAGAATGCCTTTGCAGGGAACTGGGTATTTGTGAAGATGTAAGGTTTGTTGGTAAACAGGAACAACTGGAAGATGTAATGTCTATCAGCGACCTTTTCCTGCTGCCTTCTGAATATGAAAGCTTCGGTCTTGCTGCGCTGGAAGCCATGGCAGCACAGGTACCGGTGATTTCTTCCAATGCTGGCGGTCTTCCGGAAATCAATATACCTGGCCAAACAGGCTATATGAGTGCAGTAGGAGATGTTGACGGTATGGCGGCACATGCCATTAAATTACTGAAAGACGAAACCCTGCTGGCAAAAGTAAGGCGTGGAGCCTTAGAGCAGGCACAACGTTTCCATATCGATAATATCATTCCAAGATATGAAGCGTTGTATGAGGAAGTGCTGCAAAAACAGGTACAGTTGCTTTAACGGGAGCGGATCCATCTTTCCGGGTTCTGTTTAACTGCATTCCGGTATAGTTGTAATTCTATTTCACCATTACCGCTACCCGGAGCGGCAGCAGCCAATCCGAGGGTCTGGCCGCGTTTCACGCTGTTTCCTTTACCCACCCGTACATCCGTTAATCGTACATAGTTGGTAAAATATTTCCCATGGCGCAGGGTAACCATATATCCTGCGCCGGGAATCATAAATACCATAATCACTTCGCCATCAAAGATCGCTTTAACAGCGGCTCCCCTGGAAGTAGCGATGATCACGCCATTATGTTCCACATCAATTTTGCCTATTCTTCCTGCCCCGAAATGTCCTGTAATGCGCCCTGCATCCACCGGCCAGGGTAAGCGGCCCCTGTTCGATTCAAAATCGCGGGAAAGGCTCAGTGCTTCCGGAGTAGCCACCAATACGTCTTCAGTGGAGGTTTTGGCCATAGGTTCATCATCTTCCGTATCCTCTTCCTTTTCTATCTTTTCAGGCTTTATTTTCACTTTCTTTCCAGCTTTCTTTGCAGCATTTGCCGCAGCCAGCGCAGCTTTCCGGCGGGCCTCTGCATGGGCTCTGCGTTTAGCTTCTGCCGCCTTTTTACGGGCCAGCGCCTGGGCGGCCGCTTTTTTCTGAGCAGCAATAATCTCTCTCCGGATGGCGTCCTGGATGGCTTTGTCGACCTGACGAGCTTCTGCCTTACTCTTATTGATCCGCTGTTGTAACTCCTGTTCCTGGTCTTGCAGCTGAGCTATTGTCTGATCTGTTTCCTTCTTATCAGCCATCAGACTCCCGCGTTGTTTCTGCTCTACCCGTAAGGCCCCGGTTCTTTGTGCACGTTGCTCCTGCAGGGCTACCAGCTTCTGGCCCAGCAGGGCTTTAGTAGACAGCATATTTTCGGCTTCCCTCCGCCTGTTCTCCCGGTATTTCTGGAGGTATTGGTACCGGCGCAAGGCATCATTAAAACTGGTGGCAGCAAACAGGAAACTCAATACGCTGTACGAGTCTTTCGTTTTGTAAGTATAAACTATTAGTTGTGCATAGCGCGCCCGGAGTGAATCTACTTCTTTTTCCAGGGTGGTTACATCATTGTTGGTATTGTGGATATCTCCGTTTATCAGGCTGATTTCATTGTTGATGTTCAGGATTTGTTCATTTCTGACAGCAATCTTCTGCTGCAGCTCGTGCTGAAGTGTCTGATTTTTCCGGGTCGATTTTTTGGTTTGCTGCAGCTCTCTGGTGGCTGTTTCTATTTCCTTCAGGAGTTCCTGTTTCCGGTTTTCCAATGCGGCGCGCGACTGCTTACTGCTTTTTTGCGCGTATAGCAGTACAGGTAACAGCCACAAGGCCATCAAAAGAGGGATCAACTTCCGTTTCAAACAATAAGCATTTGGTTAGTGCGATACAAAAAACAAAAAAATAAAAAGCCAATGACCGGTTAACAGTTTTACATCGGCTATTATCACAATAGCTTTTTATTTTTTGCTTTTCTACAGATTATCTTCTCCGGATCCACTGTTCAGGATTCTGTTTGGTAATTCCTTTCCAGATCTGAAGCTCCACTTCACCGGTATTTTCAAGATCATTGGTGCTGGCAGTACCTATTACCTGCCCTGTTTTCACCATGTCGCCTTTCTTCACTTTTGTAGTCTGCAAACGTACATAAGTAGTAAAGTATTGTCCATGACGAATAATAATAACATAGCCTGATCCCGGCATCACCACTACCGATTTTACTTCCCCGTCGAAGATAGATTTTACCGCACCGCCTTTATTAGTGGCAATAACGATACCATCGGAAGGTACCTGGATATGTTCCATTACAGCATGCTGGTGGATACCGAAATGCTCAATGATATTCCCTGCATCTACCGGCCATGGGAGTTTTCCGCGGTTAGCCTCAAAGCTTTCGGACAGCGCAAGTGCTTCCGGGGTTGCTTCCAGTACGTTTTCTGTACGGGCAACAGGTTTTTCGGGTTCGGGCGCGGCTACCGGTGGCTTGGTAACTGGTTTTTCAGGAACTGCCGGAGTAGGTGTGGCGGCATTATTATTTTTAGCAGCAGCGGCGGCATCAGCTTTCGCTTTTTCTGCGGCGGCCAGTGCTGCAGCTTTCCGGGCTTCTTCTTCACGTCTCCGTTTTTCTTCCGCAGCTTTGCGGCGGGCAGCTTCTTCCTCTGCTGCTTTACGGCGCGCTTCTTCAATTTCCCTGCGAATTACCGCACGGATGGCGGCCTGTACTTTCTGGGCATCCTTGTTTCGCTGGTTAATATCTGCTACCAGCTCTTTTTCACGGCCCTTCAGTTTAGTTAATACCTGATCTTTTTCTTTTTTATCGTCTTCCAGAATCGTTCTTTGATCCTGCTCTGTTTTAAGGGCATCCGAACGTTTGGTACGCTGTGTTTCCAGGCCCTGAATCTTTTTATTCAGCTGTTCCTGTGTGGAAACGATGTTATCTGCCTGACGCCTGCGGTATTCCCGGTATTGTTTCAGATATTGAAAACGTTTTACCGCATCATTAAAACTCTGAGAGGAAAAAATGAAGTTCATCATGTCGTAAGACGACCGGTTCTTATAGGCGTACACTACCAGCTGGGCATATTGGGCCTTGAGGGTGTCCAGATCTTTCTGCAGGGTTTTCACATCCCTGGCCGCCGTGTTGATGTCTCCATTTATGAAGTTGATCTCTTCATTGATATTATTGATCAGACGGGTACGCAGCGTGATCTTATCACGCAGGGCACGCAATTGTCCGAGGCTTTCGCGGGTTGATTTTTTTGTCTCCTTTAATTGTTCGTTTGCTTCTTCTATCTCTTTTTGCAGCTCCCTTTTTCTACGCTCCAGCTCTTCCCGCGATTGTTGCTGTTGCCCACTATTCTGGGCAGCCAACATAGCCGGTACGAACCATAGCATCAATATAAACGGGATAATCTTCTTCAAATACAACATGACTTGTTTTAGTAACTGCAAATTAAATAAATATACAAACCTTTAATGGTTAAATGAAGCTAACATTTAACCAGCGGCCCCTTACATGCGTTTATAGTTGGCCGGCATGTTGAATGGGAAACTGAGTGGTATATCAAAATCGTAACGGGTGAAGTCCAACGCTACTTTGGTTACATTTTTCTCTTCTACGTATATACGACGTGTGGTGGAGAATTTCCGGCCAGCAACTTTCGTATAGTCGCCATATGTAAGCTCACAGGAACGCTTTGCAATGCCGGCACTATCCTTATCCATCACTTTGCTTTGCTGCAGTCCGTAATCATCTGCAAACACATTAAACAGGCTCACGAACTTTGCATGATCGCAACTAAACGAAATAATAGATGGTGTTTTAACGACCTGATAAACAGAATCCGTAAGATAGATCGGATTACCGATCAGCAGATCCTGCAGGGTCTGGAAATCAAAAGGTATATCCAGCAACTGCTCAGCATCTGCCATCTTACGGAGAAACAGTTGCTTGTCGAGCCTGTTATACATTTTAAGACTATCAGGTGTTATCACGGCTCTTACTACCTCATCCACAATCGGTGCTGATATCGACACCCAGATAATGCTGTCTTTCTTGATCCTGAAAGTCGCATTCAGGTTATTATGGCTTTTTTTATCACTTTCAAAAGCCAGTTTTACCCGGCCGGAAAACGTATTGAAATCAATATGATTTACATGAATTCCTTTCAGCATTTCGCCGGTAAAGCGATTTAATTCTTCATTAGATGCACTGTCTTTTACAGCTACCACCCTACCTGTGTCCGCTGCCGGGAAAGAATTCCGTGCCAGCTGTTTAGGATGACGGCAAGCCGCCATACCAAGACCAATCATTATAATTAAAAACGTGACTATATTTTTCCTCTCCATTGAGTAATGAACTTAAGGCTGATGACTCTTTGCGCCGCCAGCTTATTGAATATATCTTTTTTCAGCAATCTTACGTGCAAGGCCTACAGAGGAAGCTCCTTTGTCTTTGGCCATCTGCCAGTATTCTACTGCTTTTGTAACTTCTTTCAGATTAAACAGGATATCCCCATAATGCTCCAGCACATTCGGATTCTTCTGGGCTTCCGGATACTGCAGTGCTTTTTCTATCCACTGCCTTGCTTCCGTGAATTTTTCCTGCCTGAAGAGTATCCAGGCGTAAGTATCCATAAATGTCGGGCTATCGGGTTCTAATTCGAGCGACTCCTTCGACAGTTCCGCGGCGTGGTCAAGATTTTCGCCGCGCAGTGAGAGGTAGTAACTGTAGTTGTTCATGATCAGGGCATCTTTCGGGCGTAAGAGCAATGCCCGTTCGTAGGCACTGTCTGATAGCCTGTGTTGCCCGGTTGCATGATACGAATCTCCCAGCAGGGAGTAAATATCCCCCATGAATTTCTTATCGCCGTTGCCGATTTCCAGTGCGGTGTTCAGAGAACTGATAGCATTGGGGTATTGTTGCAACAGAAAGCTCGCTACTCCTTTGAAGTAATAGCCCATAAATTCTTTGGGAAATTTTGTTGTTACCGTATTACTGAGCGTAAGCAGGGCGGTAGGATCATCTTTACGGGAATAGATCCACATCAGCTGATACCATACAGAAAAACGGGATTCATCCAGGCTGAGTGCTTTTCTGTAGCTGATTTCAGCACTATCGAGCATATCGGCCTGAGAGAACATATCTCCACGCAATGCAAATGCTTTGGCATCTTTGGGATGCGCCCTGATAATAAGATCGGTGAGCTGTAGTCCTTCACTGAGCTTTGTGGTATCAAGGCTCATCATTTGCAGGTAAGGATATACGAAAGCCACTTTTTCATCAATGCTGTAATCAGAATTGGCGAAAGCTTTTTTCA
The genomic region above belongs to Chitinophaga sp. 180180018-3 and contains:
- a CDS encoding tetratricopeptide repeat protein; the encoded protein is MRILFTVIGLTGVLLMGACSGAKQSASHENTSVRNAAVLAQRSDSLFFAAQRSKMLGDFRTAITQYSDYLRLNKNNATVNYELARLLMADGQNPAVALSFARKAVTLDPQNHWFQVTLADAYAVNARFDSAAIVYDALSKKYPGNEDYLYNKGVLLAKANKPASALATFNELEKKVGVVEELIYQKQKLLLKMSMVDEAAAEVKKLISQSPEETRYYYLLAEIFDANDREKDAADVYCNILTKDPDNPRALIALATYARKHNDMVTYWDNLKKAFANSDYSIDEKVAFVYPYLQMMSLDTTKLSEGLQLTDLIIRAHPKDAKAFALRGDMFSQADMLDSAEISYRKALSLDESRFSVWYQLMWIYSRKDDPTALLTLSNTVTTKFPKEFMGYYFKGVASFLLQQYPNAISSLNTALEIGNGDKKFMGDIYSLLGDSYHATGQHRLSDSAYERALLLRPKDALIMNNYSYYLSLRGENLDHAAELSKESLELEPDSPTFMDTYAWILFRQEKFTEARQWIEKALQYPEAQKNPNVLEHYGDILFNLKEVTKAVEYWQMAKDKGASSVGLARKIAEKRYIQ
- a CDS encoding peptidoglycan DD-metalloendopeptidase family protein, whose product is MKRKLIPLLMALWLLPVLLYAQKSSKQSRAALENRKQELLKEIETATRELQQTKKSTRKNQTLQHELQQKIAVRNEQILNINNEISLINGDIHNTNNDVTTLEKEVDSLRARYAQLIVYTYKTKDSYSVLSFLFAATSFNDALRRYQYLQKYRENRRREAENMLSTKALLGQKLVALQEQRAQRTGALRVEQKQRGSLMADKKETDQTIAQLQDQEQELQQRINKSKAEARQVDKAIQDAIRREIIAAQKKAAAQALARKKAAEAKRRAHAEARRKAALAAANAAKKAGKKVKIKPEKIEKEEDTEDDEPMAKTSTEDVLVATPEALSLSRDFESNRGRLPWPVDAGRITGHFGAGRIGKIDVEHNGVIIATSRGAAVKAIFDGEVIMVFMIPGAGYMVTLRHGKYFTNYVRLTDVRVGKGNSVKRGQTLGLAAAAPGSGNGEIELQLYRNAVKQNPERWIRSR
- a CDS encoding peptidoglycan DD-metalloendopeptidase family protein, encoding MKKIIPFILMLWFVPAMLAAQNSGQQQQSREELERRKRELQKEIEEANEQLKETKKSTRESLGQLRALRDKITLRTRLINNINEEINFINGDINTAARDVKTLQKDLDTLKAQYAQLVVYAYKNRSSYDMMNFIFSSQSFNDAVKRFQYLKQYREYRRRQADNIVSTQEQLNKKIQGLETQRTKRSDALKTEQDQRTILEDDKKEKDQVLTKLKGREKELVADINQRNKDAQKVQAAIRAVIRREIEEARRKAAEEEAARRKAAEEKRRREEEARKAAALAAAEKAKADAAAAAKNNNAATPTPAVPEKPVTKPPVAAPEPEKPVARTENVLEATPEALALSESFEANRGKLPWPVDAGNIIEHFGIHQHAVMEHIQVPSDGIVIATNKGGAVKSIFDGEVKSVVVMPGSGYVIIIRHGQYFTTYVRLQTTKVKKGDMVKTGQVIGTASTNDLENTGEVELQIWKGITKQNPEQWIRRR
- a CDS encoding DUF4292 domain-containing protein, with the translated sequence MERKNIVTFLIIMIGLGMAACRHPKQLARNSFPAADTGRVVAVKDSASNEELNRFTGEMLKGIHVNHIDFNTFSGRVKLAFESDKKSHNNLNATFRIKKDSIIWVSISAPIVDEVVRAVITPDSLKMYNRLDKQLFLRKMADAEQLLDIPFDFQTLQDLLIGNPIYLTDSVYQVVKTPSIISFSCDHAKFVSLFNVFADDYGLQQSKVMDKDSAGIAKRSCELTYGDYTKVAGRKFSTTRRIYVEEKNVTKVALDFTRYDFDIPLSFPFNMPANYKRM